One region of Thermococcus celericrescens genomic DNA includes:
- a CDS encoding ferritin-like domain-containing protein, whose product MAELSPRTEGEKARFREILTAISNLNHRELLAYWMDQEVKKAEMYHKLYQLSHDVNWDKLLSELFFQLYKDSLRHAEALLGVFKGMFPTESPPKVNLPALEVELSEERLRDMIYHSDLRDILEYLMETEKLAHDVYRYLAEKTEDENSKATLIWLSNIENDHYQKLRNLYVTLFGTEPGE is encoded by the coding sequence ATGGCGGAGCTTTCACCCAGGACGGAAGGAGAGAAGGCCAGGTTTAGGGAGATACTAACGGCAATCTCAAACCTGAACCACAGGGAACTGCTGGCGTACTGGATGGATCAGGAAGTGAAGAAAGCTGAAATGTACCACAAGCTGTACCAGCTCAGCCACGACGTCAACTGGGACAAACTGCTGTCGGAGCTTTTCTTCCAGCTCTATAAGGACAGCCTCAGGCATGCTGAGGCCCTGCTGGGGGTATTCAAGGGGATGTTCCCCACGGAAAGCCCGCCGAAGGTCAACCTGCCCGCCCTTGAGGTTGAGCTCTCGGAAGAGCGGTTGAGGGATATGATCTACCACAGTGATCTCAGGGACATCCTGGAGTACCTGATGGAGACGGAAAAACTGGCCCACGACGTTTACCGGTACCTGGCGGAGAAGACGGAGGATGAAAACTCCAAAGCAACCCTCATATGGCTCTCGAACATAGAGAACGATCACTACCAGAAACTCAGAAACCTGTACGTAACACTGTTCGGAACCGAACCTGGAGAGTAA
- a CDS encoding radical SAM protein has product MIVAIIDGYTDEPAGLGVPPYLGIYPRYAYGAVKKARRDARVFYLTIDDLRAALEGERGVATKNKTLNFPRTREILERADVLVYIGGLHTPGKYLSAVPSQVEEVARFLRPFQGVKILGGPAFMGSAHAGGTRITSRELLLAQSVFDHIVYGDLEAFLHDYLVNPSDADPLRFRTYGELRDYALLGAEVVRQFPDFPDFVIAEIETQRGCPKAMGIGGCSFCTEPVRYRNVEDRPIEDVVAEVEALYTLGVRHFRVGRQSCIFSYMAKPDGRVPVPNPEALEKLFRGIRSVAPGLKTLHVDNANPAVIANYPEESVRIARTLIEYGTPGNVVAFGLESADPKVAKLNNLNATAEETYEAVRILNEVGAKRGPNGMPWLLPGINVIFGLPGETKKSYELTFQFFKRLLDDGLMVRRINIRQVVVFPGTPLWHMRDRVKTEKHKKLIQHYKYKIRHEIDLPMLRRIVPVGTILRDVRAEVLENGLTYGRQIGSYPLIVGMPKEMPLNRFYDVLIVGHGYRSITGVPVPINVNRESPRVLQYLPGIGKKTVVRVLAERPFGSKDEFFRVVGEEKRKTLGDVITLK; this is encoded by the coding sequence ATGATAGTTGCCATCATCGACGGCTACACCGACGAGCCCGCGGGACTTGGTGTCCCCCCGTATCTGGGGATATACCCGCGCTATGCGTATGGCGCCGTAAAAAAGGCTCGAAGAGACGCCAGGGTTTTCTACCTGACCATAGATGACCTGAGGGCCGCACTTGAGGGCGAAAGGGGGGTGGCCACTAAAAACAAGACTCTGAACTTCCCCCGAACCCGTGAGATACTCGAGAGGGCGGACGTTCTCGTGTACATAGGTGGCCTGCACACCCCCGGCAAGTATCTCTCAGCCGTCCCGTCCCAGGTTGAGGAGGTGGCGAGGTTCCTCCGGCCGTTTCAGGGGGTTAAAATCCTCGGCGGCCCGGCGTTCATGGGCTCCGCCCACGCGGGCGGGACGAGGATAACCTCCCGCGAGCTTCTCCTTGCCCAGTCTGTCTTTGATCACATCGTCTACGGCGACCTCGAGGCGTTTCTGCACGACTACCTCGTGAATCCGTCCGATGCCGACCCCCTCCGCTTCAGGACCTACGGGGAGCTGAGAGACTACGCGCTGCTCGGGGCGGAGGTGGTCAGGCAGTTTCCCGACTTTCCCGACTTCGTGATAGCTGAGATAGAAACCCAGCGTGGCTGCCCTAAGGCGATGGGCATAGGCGGCTGCTCCTTCTGCACCGAGCCCGTGCGCTACAGGAACGTTGAGGACAGACCTATTGAGGACGTTGTTGCAGAGGTCGAGGCCCTTTACACCCTGGGGGTGAGGCACTTCCGGGTCGGCAGACAGAGCTGCATCTTCTCGTACATGGCCAAACCGGACGGAAGAGTCCCAGTACCTAATCCCGAGGCTCTGGAGAAGCTTTTCCGGGGTATTCGCTCCGTCGCACCTGGGCTTAAGACCCTCCACGTGGACAACGCAAACCCCGCAGTCATAGCCAACTACCCCGAGGAGAGCGTCAGAATAGCCAGGACCCTAATAGAGTACGGAACCCCCGGAAACGTCGTTGCCTTCGGCCTCGAGAGTGCTGACCCGAAGGTGGCGAAGCTCAACAACCTGAACGCCACCGCCGAGGAGACCTACGAGGCGGTGAGGATACTCAACGAAGTGGGGGCAAAGCGGGGTCCCAACGGCATGCCGTGGCTCCTGCCCGGGATAAACGTGATTTTTGGCCTTCCAGGGGAAACAAAGAAGAGCTACGAGCTGACGTTCCAGTTTTTCAAGAGGCTCCTGGACGATGGGCTGATGGTCCGCAGGATAAACATCAGACAGGTGGTTGTCTTTCCGGGAACTCCACTGTGGCACATGAGGGATAGGGTCAAGACCGAAAAGCACAAGAAGCTCATCCAGCACTACAAATACAAGATAAGGCACGAGATAGACCTCCCGATGCTCAGGCGCATTGTTCCCGTGGGAACCATCCTCCGCGATGTCCGCGCGGAGGTCCTTGAGAACGGCCTGACCTACGGCAGGCAGATAGGGAGCTATCCCCTGATCGTGGGCATGCCCAAGGAGATGCCCCTGAACAGGTTCTACGACGTCCTGATAGTTGGACATGGGTACCGGAGCATCACGGGAGTTCCCGTCCCAATAAACGTCAACCGCGAGAGCCCCAGGGTTCTCCAGTACCTGCCGGGGATTGGGAAGAAAACCGTGGTGAGAGTACTGGCGGAGAGGCCTTTTGGGAGCAAGGATGAATTCTTCCGGGTGGTGGGGGAAGAGAAAAGGAAAACCCTTGGGGATGTAATCACCCTGAAGTAG
- a CDS encoding S-layer protein: MTTSTGNLILIGGPVVNSVTAALAEKLEVPSDYDGWKEEYGTGADSGVVKYVAECGDINGYGVVLVAGTDREGTAAAAKALMEYLAGLS, translated from the coding sequence TTGACAACGTCGACAGGCAACCTCATCCTCATCGGCGGTCCGGTCGTCAACAGCGTCACCGCTGCTCTCGCCGAGAAGCTCGAGGTCCCGAGCGACTACGACGGCTGGAAGGAGGAGTACGGCACCGGTGCCGACAGCGGCGTTGTCAAGTACGTCGCCGAGTGCGGCGACATCAACGGCTACGGCGTCGTCCTTGTCGCCGGTACCGACAGGGAGGGCACCGCTGCCGCCGCCAAGGCCCTTATGGAGTACCTCGCTGGCCTCAGCTGA